The following are encoded in a window of Candidatus Bathyarchaeia archaeon genomic DNA:
- the rfbD gene encoding dTDP-4-dehydrorhamnose reductase yields MKILIIGAGGLLGAKVLKEAVMRGCDVYAAARTPIAGAPKPLLLDVTDKRLVLQTIRKVNPEVIINTAAFTDVDKCEVEKNVALEVNANAVGYISEAASQVRAYFLHVSTDYVFDGEKGMYIESDPPNPINFYGYTKLLGEEKVRNLARDWCIVRTSALFGWGIGAKLNFATWVINGLRSGHVLNIATDQYVSPTFNTDLARLIMEIADKRLTGIFHVAGSERASRYQMAITVSEIFGLNRNLIRPVPSSLLGWKARRPRDSSLNIGKFTSELKLKNFNLSQALTQMREEEVRGGL; encoded by the coding sequence TTGAAGATCCTCATCATCGGCGCAGGAGGTCTCCTGGGCGCGAAAGTCTTAAAGGAGGCCGTGATGAGAGGTTGCGACGTCTATGCAGCCGCTAGAACACCCATAGCAGGAGCGCCTAAACCCCTACTGCTGGATGTCACAGACAAGAGACTGGTGTTGCAAACCATACGCAAGGTAAACCCTGAGGTGATTATAAACACTGCTGCTTTCACCGATGTGGATAAATGTGAGGTTGAAAAAAACGTCGCATTGGAAGTCAATGCCAATGCGGTGGGCTACATCTCCGAAGCCGCCTCACAGGTCAGGGCATACTTTCTCCATGTATCAACAGACTACGTGTTCGATGGCGAGAAAGGTATGTATATTGAGAGCGACCCTCCAAACCCTATCAACTTCTATGGTTATACTAAACTTCTCGGAGAAGAGAAGGTGAGGAACCTAGCCAGAGACTGGTGTATAGTGAGAACCAGCGCGTTGTTTGGTTGGGGGATCGGGGCTAAACTTAACTTTGCTACGTGGGTGATAAATGGGTTGAGGTCGGGGCATGTTCTGAACATTGCAACCGACCAGTACGTCTCACCAACTTTTAATACCGACTTGGCTAGGTTGATTATGGAGATCGCTGATAAGCGGTTAACCGGCATATTCCACGTGGCTGGATCTGAGAGGGCGAGCAGATACCAGATGGCTATAACTGTATCCGAAATTTTTGGACTGAATAGAAATCTTATCCGGCCTGTACCCTCTAGCTTGTTAGGTTGGAAAGCGAGGAGGCCGAGAGACTCGTCGCTTAATATAGGAAAGTTTACTAGCGAGCTTAAGTTGAAAAACTTCAATCTAAGTCAGGCCCTCACTCAAATGAGGGAGGAGGAGGTTAGAGGGGGGTTATGA
- a CDS encoding dTDP-4-dehydrorhamnose 3,5-epimerase family protein — protein MKLIKGVMVRELEEHIDERGLLCEIIREDWDIYEDVKMAYFSKSHPGVIRAWHRHLRGQIDFFTVPSGRIKVAIYDDREGSPTCGMINEFLIGEDKPMLLRIPGDCWHGFKVIGDKPAILINMPTKLYDYANPDEERLPYNSDKIPYNWT, from the coding sequence AGTAATGGTCAGAGAGCTTGAGGAGCATATAGACGAGAGGGGGCTACTCTGCGAGATTATACGGGAGGACTGGGATATATATGAGGATGTTAAGATGGCATACTTCTCAAAGAGCCATCCAGGTGTGATACGCGCATGGCACAGGCACCTCAGGGGGCAGATAGACTTTTTCACGGTACCCTCGGGCCGCATTAAAGTAGCTATCTATGATGACAGAGAAGGCTCCCCTACATGCGGAATGATAAACGAGTTCCTTATAGGTGAAGATAAACCGATGCTATTGAGAATACCGGGAGATTGTTGGCATGGCTTCAAGGTAATAGGGGACAAGCCTGCAATCCTAATCAACATGCCAACGAAACTCTACGACTATGCGAACCCAGACGAGGAGAGGCTTCCCTACAACTCAGACAAGATTCCATACAATTGGACGTGA